One segment of Mycolicibacterium sp. YH-1 DNA contains the following:
- the modA gene encoding molybdate ABC transporter substrate-binding protein: MRRIVGLVAACTLAAALVSGCGSDGEAPPGTLTVFAAASLKKSFTEIGEQFKADNPGASVEFSFAGSSDLVTQLTQGASADVFASADTKNMDKAVQAGLVAGDPVSFASNTLTIAVAPGNPQHVTSFRDLTREGLNVVVCAPQVPCGTATNKVEEATGVHLDPVSEESSVTDVLNKVSSGQADAGLVYVTDVAGSDGKVTAINFPEAVDAVNTYPIATLKGAKDADLAREFVSYVTGEVGQRVLGEAGFGKP, encoded by the coding sequence ATGAGAAGGATCGTTGGGCTGGTCGCGGCGTGCACGCTGGCAGCGGCTCTGGTGAGCGGCTGCGGGTCGGACGGCGAGGCGCCACCCGGAACGCTGACGGTCTTCGCGGCCGCATCGCTGAAGAAGTCGTTCACCGAGATCGGCGAGCAGTTCAAGGCCGACAATCCCGGTGCGTCCGTTGAGTTCTCGTTCGCGGGCTCCTCGGATCTCGTCACGCAGCTCACACAGGGGGCGAGCGCCGACGTCTTCGCGTCGGCCGACACCAAGAACATGGACAAGGCGGTCCAGGCGGGCCTGGTCGCCGGCGACCCGGTGAGCTTCGCCTCGAACACGCTCACCATCGCGGTGGCACCGGGCAATCCGCAGCACGTGACATCTTTCCGGGACCTCACCCGCGAGGGTCTCAACGTCGTCGTGTGCGCTCCGCAGGTGCCCTGCGGGACGGCGACCAACAAGGTCGAGGAGGCCACCGGAGTGCACCTCGACCCGGTCAGCGAGGAGTCGTCGGTCACCGACGTGCTCAACAAGGTCTCGTCAGGGCAGGCCGACGCGGGGCTGGTCTACGTCACCGACGTCGCCGGTTCGGACGGCAAGGTCACCGCGATCAACTTCCCGGAGGCGGTCGACGCGGTCAACACCTATCCGATCGCAACACTCAAGGGCGCGAAGGACGCTGACCTGGCACGAGAGTTCGTCTCCTACGTCACCGGCGAGGTCGGGCAGCGGGTTCTCGGGGAGGCCGGGTTCGGCAAACCCTGA
- a CDS encoding chorismate mutase: protein MRPQSMREENSESQDMSVETEPTPDIDDLRREIDRLDAEILAAVARRTEVSKLIGKARMASGGTRLVHSREMKVIERYSELGPEGKDLAMLLLRLGRGRLGH from the coding sequence ATGAGACCACAATCCATGCGCGAAGAGAATTCGGAGTCACAAGACATGAGCGTTGAAACTGAGCCCACTCCCGACATCGACGATCTTCGTCGCGAGATCGATCGTCTTGACGCCGAGATCCTGGCTGCTGTCGCCCGTCGCACCGAGGTGTCCAAGCTGATCGGCAAGGCCAGGATGGCCTCCGGCGGCACCCGTCTGGTGCACAGCAGGGAGATGAAGGTCATCGAGCGCTACAGCGAACTCGGCCCGGAGGGCAAGGACCTCGCGATGCTGCTTCTGCGGCTGGGTCGCGGTCGACTCGGCCACTGA